The Algihabitans albus genomic sequence GCTGACAGCAGACGGGCGAACTCACGGTCATTGAAGTAGAAGGCCATGGCGTTGAGCGTCACGGCGTCATAGCGCGCCGACCCTTGGAGGCTCAGGGCGTCGGCAACCTCGATCTCAACGTCCTGCAGGGTCGGATCGGCGCGGCAGGTCTCGACCGAGGACGTCGAGAGGTCGCAGCCGGACAGCTTCGCTTCGGGTAGCTCGCGTCGCAGCAGCGCCAGCAGGTTGCCGGTCGAGCATCCGATATCGAGAATCGCCGGAGCGGTCTGGTGCGACCGCAGGCCAGCTCGGATCAGCTCGACAATCAACTTGTCGCTCTCGCGCGGCTCCTGCCGATAGCGTTCCTGGTAGCGGTCGTACTCGGAAAAGTAGGCCGTATTGTCTGTGTAGGTCTGGTAGGTGCGCTTGCCGGTTCCGCTCATTCTGCGCTCGCTTTTACATCAAAGGGAATCTCGCCGCGGCGAAAGGCGGGCGGCCGGATCAGCATCATGTAGCGGTCCTCCGCGAAGCGCTGCAGCGCATGGGCGACCATCGACTCGCAGTCGGTGATCAGCAATTGGCCGCGACCGACGGGGTGGATCTGCGCCAGGCCGGCCTCGACGAGGCAGCGTTTGAAAAAAGACTGATCGTTCTCGACTTCGAAGTCGAGGTAGCGAACCGGCATGGTCCAGGTGCCCGGCTGCGGTACGCCGTCGTCCAGTACCGGGTGGTCGTAGACCTTGGTGTACTGGTAGGGCACGCCGTAGAGGTTCTCGAGATAGTGGCAGAAGGTCATGCCGTCCGGGGCGATGGCATAGCCGAGCGTCATGATCTTCGCATTGGCGCGATGCAGGCGCCCCCAGGCGGAATCGTAGCCGAAGCCCTCGAAGTGGGGTCCGTCGCAAAGCGCGTTCGCTTGTGGGCCGAGCGCGGTGATCGAGAGGACGGGATGGCGTGAACGGACCGCACCGGGCAACTGGCGCACGTGGTCCGACAATGCGCCGGAGAGGGACGGTGAGTGCTGCCGGTCGAAGGCCATGCCGTGGCGCGCGTAGTCCTCGAAGGCCGTCAGCACCACGAGCGTGCCCTCTTCGCCCAGAGCCCGGCGGAAACCCTCGACGTAGAAGTCGAGGATGCCGCCCTTGTTGCGCGGTGCGTCGACCGACCCCAGCCGACGCAGGTTGCTTTGCACCATCAGGGTATCGCCTTTGCCGACACCAGCGGTCTTGAGGGTGGCGACGAAGTCGTCTTGAGTCAGCATCCGCTCAAGCTCCGGTTCCGGCCGTCAGCAGAGCGCGCAAGGTGAACTTGCCGCTGGGTTCGCGCAGGCGCTCCAGAGCCGTGAGCGAGAAGCCCGCCCGTTCGGCCAGCAGGACCAGCGATGCCGGGCTGAAGACATGGTGGTGTTCGATGAAGAATTCCTCGCGCCCTGGTCCCTCCGCGGCGGCGGCCACGTCGGGCAGTTCCAGGTAGCAGACTCCCGTCTCGGTCAGCAGCTCGGCGGCATGACTCAGCAGCGGCAGCGGTGCTTCCACATGCTCCAGGACTTTGTTGAAGGAGACCAGGTCGACGGGGCCGCCCAGCTCCTCCGCCGTTAGTAGCGTAAGGTCCTTGGCAAAGGCTTCGATCCCGACGGCGTCGCACAGGTGGGCGACCGTCCGGCTGTCGGTCTCGACGGCGAAAACGCGCCAGCCCCTCGCTTTCATGGCTGCGGGAAAGACCCCGAGGCCGGCACCGACATCGAGCAGACGGCGGCCGGCGGACCTGCCGATCTGCCCTTCGATCCAGCGAACCCGGCCGCCGTTGTCGGAGCGCTCGGGCGGCAAGGCCAGGATCTGCCGGAGCTTGTCGGCCATCCCGGCCGGCCCGCCGTAGGTGGCGTCGACGTAGCTGCCGTCGTAGAGCCGGGAGAGATCGAGGGCGTGCGCGCCGAACCAGTGGCCGCAGAGCGCACAGCTTCGATAAGCTCGGCGGTAGCACGCAGCCTCCAGGTCGAAGACCGTTTCTCCCTGCGGCGGCGCCTCGTAGGCGAAGGCGGGTACGAGATGCCGGCCGTCGCAGGGGCAGTTCAGAGTCGGAGCGAGAGCCGAGGCCAGTGTCATCGGGCCGCCTCCAGCGTGGCCCGGAGGCCGTCGAGCGCTTCGTCCGAGTCCAGCCAGCTAACCCTTTCCAGGCTTTCCTGCTCGCAGTAGGCCTCGAAACTCTCCTCCCGGCCCTGCTCGACCAGCAACAGAAAGTAGCGTCCGGTCAGTCGGTTGCGGATCAGCACCCCGCGCAGACCGAACTGCGGCAGCCGGCCGTTCAGCGAGGGGGTCGCGTAGAAGCCCCAGTCCTTGCGCGCCACGTCGTACTCGCCGCCGCCCGGCGTGGTGAAGGTCACCTGCTCGTCGGACTCCAGCGCCAGTTCGCCGCAGTCCTTCATCTCGAAGAGGGCGGCGTTCCCGACCGTGAAGCGGCGGGGCGGGTCCTTCGGTGCGAACTTCATGACCAGGCCCAGTCGTCGATGAGAAAGTCGGGGATGTAGCGGGTACCGTCCGGCTTGCGAGACCAGACGGCTGGGTTGCGGAAGCGCTCGGCGATCCCGAAGAAGGTCTCTTCGGTGGTGCCGGCGAAGCGGCAGAAGCTCGCGATATCCTGCGTCGGCTGCTGCTCTCCCGAGATTCGCAGGATCTCCAGCGCGTCCCTCCGCGTCATCCGGTCGTTTCGGATCTCCAGGGAGAGGTTGTCGAACAGCCGGGTGAATCCGAACTTGAACCACTTCATCCAGTGGTGAATGGCGATGAAGTCGTCGTCGATGTCGGCGAAGTCGTAGTAGCCGGTGCGTGCGCCCGCGGCCTCGGCGCGGAAGCCATGGATTTCGGCCACGCGCCGTGTTTCCTCGGGATCCCAAGGCAGGTAGTAGCCCAGAAAAATAGCACGGACACCGGCCGTCTCCAGCTCCTCGCTGCTGGGTCCGAAGTAGGCGGCTAGATCCTTCGCCGAGAGCGCCTCGTCGACCCAGTCCGCCGCCGTGGTACCGTGGGTGACGCCGTAGGTCTTGAGCCAGGCTTCGTCGAGACGGAAGCC encodes the following:
- a CDS encoding class I SAM-dependent methyltransferase encodes the protein MSGTGKRTYQTYTDNTAYFSEYDRYQERYRQEPRESDKLIVELIRAGLRSHQTAPAILDIGCSTGNLLALLRRELPEAKLSGCDLSTSSVETCRADPTLQDVEIEVADALSLQGSARYDAVTLNAMAFYFNDREFARLLSAVCRLLRTDGLLVAFDWFTPFQHQQIQMMERSLGHPEGVTYHIRSTALVERMLSDVGFTEAKFRPFELPIDLPFPGTDGEVVSYTQRTATGQRLCFRGAFVQPWYHLVARKASGAAS
- a CDS encoding AAC(3) family N-acetyltransferase, whose product is MLTQDDFVATLKTAGVGKGDTLMVQSNLRRLGSVDAPRNKGGILDFYVEGFRRALGEEGTLVVLTAFEDYARHGMAFDRQHSPSLSGALSDHVRQLPGAVRSRHPVLSITALGPQANALCDGPHFEGFGYDSAWGRLHRANAKIMTLGYAIAPDGMTFCHYLENLYGVPYQYTKVYDHPVLDDGVPQPGTWTMPVRYLDFEVENDQSFFKRCLVEAGLAQIHPVGRGQLLITDCESMVAHALQRFAEDRYMMLIRPPAFRRGEIPFDVKASAE
- a CDS encoding class I SAM-dependent methyltransferase codes for the protein MTLASALAPTLNCPCDGRHLVPAFAYEAPPQGETVFDLEAACYRRAYRSCALCGHWFGAHALDLSRLYDGSYVDATYGGPAGMADKLRQILALPPERSDNGGRVRWIEGQIGRSAGRRLLDVGAGLGVFPAAMKARGWRVFAVETDSRTVAHLCDAVGIEAFAKDLTLLTAEELGGPVDLVSFNKVLEHVEAPLPLLSHAAELLTETGVCYLELPDVAAAAEGPGREEFFIEHHHVFSPASLVLLAERAGFSLTALERLREPSGKFTLRALLTAGTGA
- a CDS encoding N-acetyl sugar amidotransferase — its product is MKWCRSCVLPDTRPNLEIGSDGVCNACRAHSSKPGIDWTARAAQLRSVVEQAKAQETGYDCLIPVSGGKDSTWQTVKCLELGLRPLAVTWKTPARTAIGQRNLDNLVALGVDHIDWQISPRVEATFMLKAFERFGSTAIPMHMALFNIPLTLATRLRIPLVVWGENSAFEYGTQDEALTGFRLDEAWLKTYGVTHGTTAADWVDEALSAKDLAAYFGPSSEELETAGVRAIFLGYYLPWDPEETRRVAEIHGFRAEAAGARTGYYDFADIDDDFIAIHHWMKWFKFGFTRLFDNLSLEIRNDRMTRRDALEILRISGEQQPTQDIASFCRFAGTTEETFFGIAERFRNPAVWSRKPDGTRYIPDFLIDDWAWS